TTATGTCTAGGCTGCTGTGCACGAGAATTATGGCGCCTTTGAACGCACCCACGTGAGCCTGGCCTTCAAAGACTGCAAGGGGAAAGTTGACCTGAGCTGACCAGAGCTGAGAAGGTTAACTGTTAACCCCTCAGATCACCCTTTGGATGTCATGCTGCACACAGGTGCACCTGCACCGTCTGACAGCTGCTCGGTGGGTGTGCTGCGTGACATCCAGCACAGACCGCGCGCGCGGAAAGAGCTAAACAGTAACCTGGACGATTAAGGGTTCTAGATATCCCAGTGAGAGCTGCCCGTGCAGATTTACACGTTTTGCCACGTCCTGAGATGAATAAGTCACATAGATGTTGCACATCGACCGTGTTTCTAAGAAGCTGAACGGGTCCCAGCAGCCAGaattagcattagcctagccgGACAACAGCGTGTAGCAAACAGCGCAGTTACCCGAGCCGAGCAGAGCCGAGCAGAGCCGAGCGGAGCAGAGCCGAGCAGCGACGTGTTCAGCTTAATAAACCCTCTTCCTTACCCAAAGCAAACTGACACATGGAACCCAGTTCTAGACTCGTCATACAAGCCTTCTCGGCCCGGGTTGGTTTCGTTTCCGCGCAGGGTTGCCAGATATTTCTGCCCAAGTCCACTCTAGACTCGAACGAATCGGCTCGCTTGAACCGGTTCTTTTGCGCAAATAGGTTGAACCGATTCACACGGATCCaacttttaaaaattaaaaatttgaATTTAATTCTACTTAAACATTTCcttgtttaaataataatgaattacaCTTTGGTGATTTTAACTTACTCATATAAGTAGGTCAGTGAACATCTGAGTCAGTCATTTGATTCACCGAGTCAGACAGACCAGCTGATGACCCGTAAACATGGACTGCCCAAATCACAGCTGGCTTTAgagccacacaaacagatgTGGACTGACTGTGAAAAACACAAGACCAAACACATGCAGTTCACTGTCTTTTTATTCAGAGAAGAAACAGATGAGATTCAGAGGAGAATCAGGAGATTCAGAGGAGACTCAGGAGATTCAGAGGAGGTTCAGAGGAGAATCAGGAGATTCAGAGGAGATTCAGAGGAGGTTCAGAGGAGAATCAGGAGATTCAGATGAGGTTCAGGAGATTCAGAGGAGATTCAGAGGAGAATCAGGAGATTCAGAAGAGGTTTAGAGGAGAATCAGGAGATTCAGAGGAGAATCGAAGGAGATTCAGAGGAGAATCAGGAGATTCAGATGAGGTTCAGGAGATTCAGAGGAGATTCAGAGGAGAATCAGGAGATTCAGAAGAGGTTCAGAGGAGAATCAGGAGATTCTCTGAATCTCCTCTGAACCTCCTCTGAATCTCCTCTGAACCTCCTCTGAATCTCCTGAACCTCATCTGAATCTCCTGATTCTCCTCTGAATCTCCTTCGATTCTCCTCTGAATCTCCTGATTCTCCTCTAAACCTCaggtgacgaatacgtgcacctttatcctttatcctttattcAGACGAGACTCAGGAGATTCAGAGGAGATTCAGAGGAGAATCAGGAGATTCAGAGGAGAATCAGGAGGTTCAGAGGAGATTCAGAGGAGAATCAGGAGATTCAGAGGAGGTTCAGAGGAGAATCAGGAGATTCAGATGAGGTTCAGGAGATTCAGAGGAGGTTCAGATGAGATTCAGAGGAGGTTTAGAGGAGATTCAGACGAGAATCAGGAGATTCAGCGGAGGTTTAGAGGAGAATCAGGAGATTCAGAGGAGAATCGAAGGAGATTCAGAGGAGAATCAGGAGATTCAGATGAGGTTCAGGAGATTCAGAGGAGGTTCAGAGGAGATTCAGAGGAGAATCAGGAGATTCAGAGGAGGTTCAGAGGAGAATCTGTGTCACTGTGGTTTACATGCCAGAACACAGTAGTACTGCATTGTAGCATCTAGCTTAGTGTCCACAGAAGAGACCCCCATTTCCTTCAGGAATCTAAAACAGAGCAAAAAAATGGCACATAAgtaattttactttttaaatcagtgAAGTTTCTCAAATAACTATAGATTATGAGCATAAAGGCAAGGAAGTTGTATTAGTGTGTATTTGCACTAGGCTGCAGTTACCTCGTGGTCGCTGACTCCAGCAGAGCAGCTGCAGCTCGGGGCTCGGTCCTCAGGTAGGTCTGATACATGGAGAAGGACTCCAGAAGGCCAATGGCACCCCTGACGCTCATCTGCAGCTTCACAGGGATGCTTTCAGCCCTAATCGAGACGCAAGGTTTGAGGTTAAAGATAAGGAATGGtatccacacagacacacatagatCCACATAGATAAAactgaacaaaagtattgggacacctgctcatgcattctTTCTTCtgagaattaaaaaaagagttgtcggatgatgatcaccaccccatctcattatcattcccaactccccaactcatcccattcaaaagtactagatggagctcagtgctggggggggggataCTCCTCTGGCCCATGCCTAGCATTAAGAGGCATtctgccagtaggttcatgttcatctgctccagagaggtctatgctattggcagtacttcttctctacagggactagacaagctgtgtgtgtgtgtacatctgaatcagcaataggtgcagcttcaagtagctgaatgcctttcttagaaggggtgtccacaaacattttcatcCATATTTGGCCTCATATATACAGAAGAACGGTTCAAGCGGGCCGGGTCCTGCTGTAAGCAGTCTAAGCAGCCAGTTTGGCCTCTGAACCACTAGAGGGTGCCATGAGTATGTAGGTTTTCATGTATATTTTGGTCCAGGTTTGATGGGATTGAAAACAACAAGCCATAGTTTAACACAGTCCTTCTTTAGGGTTACCTCTCTTTATCAGGGAAGGGAACGGCGTCATACAAATCCTGCAGCTTGCTGTTGGCCACTGCTATCTGACTGCTTGTGTACGGCAGGAGAGCCTTCTTCACCTGGGGAGGAACCGACAGAAGATACATAAGATAATGCACTTTACTGTATATCACTCagtggaccaataggaatgctccaaattgactgGGAATTCAATCTTTCTACACTGACATCCATTGGAAGTAAAGAAGGTTTGAGCTGAACTTGCGAGGAAGGCCTGACCTGGcgttctccacttgtaaatgaagTTGAGATCTTCTTAAACCCCTTCTCAGACTCTGGGAAcctctacaaccttctttctgaaggcctcggAGAGCTGCCGAAGGCCGGCAGTGTCCGGATACTTCAGTATCCCCTACTGCTCACCTCTGAATAGATGTTGTCCAGTCTGTCACCGCAGGAGCCGTAATGCAGGTAGAACTGATCGGTGTAGCCCAGGAGAGCCATGCAGCCACGAGGCTTAAGCACACGGGAGGCCTCCTTGAGGAACCGCTCAGGGTGAAACCAGTGGGCTGCAGACGCCGCGGTCAGCAGATCCACAGAGCCGTCCGGGAACGGCAGGTCCTCTGCTGTACCCGCTCTATGATAAGAAAGGGAAAAACTGTG
The genomic region above belongs to Salminus brasiliensis chromosome 8, fSalBra1.hap2, whole genome shotgun sequence and contains:
- the LOC140560752 gene encoding putative methyltransferase DDB_G0268948 gives rise to the protein MTYRLFEEKHHASIYQKYRLIPPDEVKELVLQYLDKKKGRPHELAVDLGCGTGQNTRLLSPYFQKVVGIDVSESQLDEARAVPGFTNVAYRAGTAEDLPFPDGSVDLLTAASAAHWFHPERFLKEASRVLKPRGCMALLGYTDQFYLHYGSCGDRLDNIYSEVKKALLPYTSSQIAVANSKLQDLYDAVPFPDKERAESIPVKLQMSVRGAIGLLESFSMYQTYLRTEPRAAAALLESATTRFLKEMGVSSVDTKLDATMQYYCVLACKPQ